The sequence below is a genomic window from Prinia subflava isolate CZ2003 ecotype Zambia chromosome 11, Cam_Psub_1.2, whole genome shotgun sequence.
CCGGCCCGGCTGCCATGGCGCTGCCGGCCGCGGGCACGGAGCTGCGGCGGCACCAACACCcgcagcagcggcagcagcggcagcagcggcagccccggcccccggATCATTTAAAGCGGCGGCAGAGCCGCGCcacgggcggggcgggcccggcccggcccggccccatCCCCGCCCCGCGGGCAGAGCCGCGCCCGCCGCGGAGCGCAGCGCTGGGCGGGAGCATCCCCGGGGCATCCCCGGGAACAGCGCCCGGGACCGCCGTGAAGGGAGACCCGCAAAAGGGAGACCCGCAAAGGGAGCTCCGCAGCCCCGCAAAGGGAGACCCACAAAGGGGAGCTCCGCAACCCCGCCAAGGGAGACCCGCAAAGGGCGCTCCGCAGCCCCGCACGGGGAGCTCCGCAGCCCCGCAAAGGGAGACCCGCCAAGGGAGCTCCCAGCCCCGCAAGGGGAGCTCCACAGCCCCGCAAGGGCGCTCGGCAGCCCCCCGGGCTGTTTTCAGTGTCCGTGCGGGGATGTGCAGCCCCCGCGCTCCCTGCGCTGCCGGGATGCCAGCGCTCCTGCTGCGCTGACAGACGGATCTTGGCTGCCCTTTATTTCCTCTGGTCCGTCTTTGTTCCATGCAGGATGCCCACTGCTATCGTATCTGAGCACTTCCGAGAGGTAACCGTGAAAATGAACGCGTTTCACAGCTTGAGGGAGGGATGACAGCGCTGCTGCTGAGAGTTAGTGACAGCAAGAAGATAAAACTGGGAACTGAGGAGTGGTTTTTAaatcccagagctgcctgccgTCCTCTAGACCATCCTCTCATCTTTACGATCTGTCCAGACCTTTAGTGCTGTCAAACACAACTCTTTCCCTTTACTGCTGAGAAAAGGGAGACCAACTGGCCTGGAAAGGGAACTGTGCATAGtagcaaataaaaaaagtgagaaaaacacACCTTAAGCGTTTCATGATCTAATGCAGGTCTCCGGGTCCATTACACCACGGTTTCCCTGTCTCCAGAGAGCTGTGACTAACCAGGACTGTGAACAGCAGATGGGCCCGGGGCCAACCAGGCTAAAATTCCTTTCCATCCCACGGAGAGGGCTTGGTGTCCCCTCGCTCTGAAGTGTTCTCCTGCACAGTCTGTGACAGACACAATGCATGGGTGCACCAGCATCCTCCAGTCGGGAGCAGCCTCTGTTTTACAGAGCATTCATTTATCTCCCTGTGGGCCCTGTAACATGATCCACCCACTTCTCATTTTACACACACTTCACAAGTGGTTTCCtgtatggttttattttccaaagcCTTTGCTGAAGTAGGTAAACATTTACCATTCATAGCAAGAAAACTGGTTTTATATTGTTCATTGCTTTGAAGCTTGCGTGGACATGATCCCTGTGAGATTTTATcaactgatttctttttcatgggGGAGAAAACACACAGCCCTTATGTGGCCTTAGAGCAGAATAATTGTGCCCTGAAATTTCCAGTGAATGGCTGAGTCTTTCTTGTGTCTGGAGTAGTTTTAACTCCACAGGACCTTGTGCTGAGCTAATCTCATTACCTCCCACAGAGCACATAGGTTTTaatcattttatttcttaaaccCCAGAAAATCTTTCTTCATAAAATAATCGACGTTCATTATGTCAAGGCTGAGTGTTCATTATGCCGTGTGATGTCACCCCAACCTGGATTATTTTCAGCATCACATCATGGCAAATAGCAAAGGATCTCATTCCTCAtttgttggagttttttccACAAGAGGTAAATTAGtcttaaaaaatacttcaatttTTTCCATCTTAAGGAACTTAAAAATTCAACATTGTTCTTCAAAGCTGTATGTGCTCATTACAAATTATACACATCATTTATTATACCCAATTGTTAAGAATAATGGACCAGCAACATGCCAATTGGGAGGTACTGAAATGCAGAGTGAAGGCCACTTAATAGATGAGACCTTTGCCTGAGGGCCACACagcaaaatgcagctgcagccaaACTCTGGAGTAAAAAATCCCTGTTTCTGGGCAGGAGGCTTTAGCTGCTGTGACCTTGACATTGTCCTGAACTCCAAAGCCAAGCCAGCCAGTGCAATGTGTTCTCCTTACAAATATTACCTAatgttttctgctctgctgtgttttaGTTGAGAATatcctgcagagctgttggCTTTAATGGGATGATTCCCGTGGGTAGAGTtgcagcagtggtggcagcagtttCAGAGCCTCCTGAGATAATTGATCTGCTGGGATCCCAAGTCAGTTAAACCTTCAGACACAGAGGGAGAAGCTGACTCCTTTATTCCAGTTCTTACACTGGGCTCTGGTAAAAAAGAGCACTGGAAACAGCACGAGTGACTTCTTTATATTCCACATCTTTGCTATGACCAAGCAGGCACGTTCCTGCTGTCCTGAAATTTATTTGCTGTAAGTTCTGCATCTTTGACCTCTGCATCTACAAACACCACCCTGGCCACTACCAAAGCAGTCACTGGACATGTTGACCAGAGCTCCCTTCCTGACTGGGAAAAGGAGTAAATTAAATTGCATCTTGCTCAGCTAAACCAGCATTTGAACTGAGCAGGGAAAGTGCCAATTCCCCTTGGTGGCTTTGTGCAGTTATAACGGGATGCAATTGCCTGGAGTACAAGTggttagggaaaaaacccagctcGTGCCCTCCATAGAGTACTGAAGGACTTTCCAAGGGATGGAAATTGCATTATTCTCCTCTCTTGTTGATCAGAAAATTGTTCTGTCAGATTCCAGTGCAATCCAAATTCAGCACATTATTTACAACACTGTCCAGATCTGTAAAAGATTTGGTATCTCTCAAACTGTTCCATCCCATCCTCTCCACTTTAAAGCATATTTCCCCCCTCATtagcattttaattttgatgTATAATTTCCTGCAAACAGGCTGTGACAGTTGTTGTGTATCCCCAAGCATGAACGAGTGTTGCCCAAAACTTTGAGTCAGTGTCACACCATCctgttctattttcatttttctaattCTCAGTATCTCCATTGCCAGTCTTTTTAAATTGTAGCTAGTTACAGGATTTAACAGTCCCTTCTGACATAAAGAAATTTTCGTGCAGAGATTGTAATTAGGAAGGCTGAGCTCTGTTCTGTTATTAGCAGAATTGTGATTTTTGGAGTGGTGGGTTAATTGCTAATAACCATATGCAATGCTTCTGTCAAGATGTTTCCCATTACAGTAATTAACTTAGCAGCTGGGGTAACAGACATTTACCATTTGTCTTCACAGTATCCCTGATTTAGGATTGCTCCAAACCCCTTTTTGGATTCTGTTTGTTCAATTCCCAGGTGGAAGATGGAAAAGAGGGGAAGCTGAGGAGGGGAGATCTGGGAAGAAGAAGTTGCAGGGGTTGTACCTGTTTCAGATGTAAAGTGTCTGTCAGTGTATCCTCAGGAATTCTGGATTTTTCTCCACTAGTCTAAGCCTTGGACCATCATTTTCATCAGCACTGACTGAATGGAGAGCATGGCAGAGCAGCCCAAAACAGAGAATGTTTTCAGAAGTGATTACTCAGATGCTCAAATTAATCTGATCACTATTGAGGatttattaaatgaaaagtGCAGAATTTTCCATTGCCTATTCATATCCTTAAACCTCAAAATCCCTATGGCAGGggattttttcttcatgttttgtAGTCAGCTATATAGATATAAACATCTTTTGTTAATTACTTCCTTTCTGGACTGTCTCACTGGAGCTCCTTCCttcacagagctgtgccacAATTACAGCAATATTATTAAGTATATGGCCAAcctgaaaatgaggaagaaaataaagttgttCTCTGAAGCCAGATCACATGACAGAGCAATAGCAGTTTCATTGATTTAATTCATCAACAGAATATATTGAAAGGATTCATTTTGTTTACGAGAtaattttaaagacttttaGGACCATGACGCCAGATTTATccttttgttattattttttaaaagtttgtcCTGGCCAGAGCAAATCCTGTACAATGCTACATTAAGGAAGGTTTGTTAATACCCTTAAAGATGTAAAGCAGCATGCCAAGGGCACGGGAAGCTTTCTCTGTTCCAAGGAATTGGCTTTGCTCCACTGCCAGGAATGGGGGAATGCTAATTTACAGCATCTGAGGCTCCAGCCCGTGTTGTTAATCATAATTATGGACTTACTTTGGGAGGTGCATTTTCTAAAGTAGTTGGGGGAGACAAGAAAATTAAGTTAAAATGATTTTCTTCCACAGGAGGTAAAAGTAGTACATAAATAAATACCCGGTGTTGCAGTAGATCTTTAAAACCCACAATAGTTTTCTGGCACTGCAGCATCctgtgatatttttttcctccagcacaTAATAGTAAGTTTTTGATAATAGTGCTCACAGACAGCTTTGATTATAACCACTTGTCAGGGAATGGATAACTAGGAAAATAACACCATATTCAACTGTAAAAAATGCTGCCTGGAGTACATTAACACCGTGATAATTTCTGCTAATAGCAgcctccaaaccccatccattAGCTTTGAATTGAAATTCCTGCTTCATTTCTAtcttttccagcagctctgccctctgacCCTCTCCCCCATTacttgggagcagcagaggcagccacagaCACCAAGAGGAAGGACAAACTCATTGTGGGGACAAACTGCTGGGGACTGGGACACTGCTGGTGGCCCTGCCTTGGGGGCAGTGGGACAGTGAGGGGCAGGGAATGTTTGTTCCAGAGGTTTGCATTCTGTAGGAATTCTTCTGGCAGCATCCtactccttccctcctccctgccaacCCAAAGTCAGCAGCGGCGCTCTCCCAGGAATTTGGGTTTTTGTTCATGAGAGGGTGAGAGGGGTCggaagggagggaaaataaaaagggcCTGAGCAGTTCCACTTCAGAGCAGTGGAATCGTGGAATCACAGAGTtgttagggttggaaaagacctttcagaGCATCAAAATCAACTGCCAACCACTGTCGTTGTAGGACATGAAAAAAAGATgagagactccaaatatttcagaaggcaaagagcatAGAAAAAGCTTTATTGTCTAATTCTTGCTACTTTTTATAAGGTGTTCCAATACATGATTGGTGAATAGGAACGACACCTCTCTAATGCCATTGGTTAAACTGGAGAAACAGCtaaaatgggggttttttttgagaattagaaaagcagaacatcacctggagaaagattgttttgagaaaggaTAGTTGTTAGCCAAGATGGTTTTGTGAAGAAgctttcttgagaaattttcccttgggGACAAAGttagcagctgccagcaggctaaaatctctcagaGCCAGAAATGTCAGGCCCACAAGCCACCACTAAACCttgtcctcaagtgccacatcctcaCACTTCCTGAACCCCCCCAGGGACAATGACCCCACCACCGCCCTGGGAAGTTTGTTCCAGTGCTTTcagccctttccatgaagaaatttcccCAAATATCAActctaaaccttc
It includes:
- the LOC134555891 gene encoding proline-rich protein 2-like, which encodes MLPAPAPLRSDPSRPPSSPAPSPAPLLEGQGGSSSSSPGDALISRGKAEPSRALPAPPEPHPGQPRDLRGVPEHPPKLSLPTRGGQEHPSSVPPGCPPSPHTHMPRCRRGSAARAQPSSTESSAGPAAMALPAAGTELRRHQHPQQRQQRQQRQPRPPDHLKRRQSRATGGAGPARPGPIPAPRAEPRPPRSAALGGSIPGASPGTAPGTAVKGDPQKGDPQRELRSPAKGDPQRGAPQPRQGRPAKGAPQPRTGSSAAPQRETRQGSSQPRKGSSTAPQGRSAAPRAVFSVRAGMCSPRAPCAAGMPALLLR